A single genomic interval of Alteromonas sp. CI.11.F.A3 harbors:
- a CDS encoding anthranilate synthase component 1: protein MSLAELGTTPGKVETIEQVGHYIDDPLAAFAHICAKRPNALLLESAEIDSKDDLQSLLMVQAALRLECNGNRVEVKALTANGASVLPIFKTQCPSGVTCIDSTDTSVTLLCESADAQLDEDSRLKSASVMDTLRIIVKKIKPIRQHPHALFLGGVFAYDMLAGFESLPHVEDGENDCPDFVFYLAETLITVDHQTRETHLIGSVFSGEDVAQQYFGISQRLESLHQQLQAMPETPTLTSGSGIDGAVSNGETAVSVDKSDEEFCNNVLELKQHILAGDIFQVVPSRTFSLPCPSPLLAYAHLKEQNPSPYMFFMQDEAFTIFGASPESALKYESESNQVEIYPIAGTRPRGKRPDGSINHDLDSRIELNLREDNKEKSEHIMLVDLARNDVAKVSRPGSRFVKDLLKVDRYSHVMHLVSRVVGQLRDDLDALHAYQACMNMGTLVGAPKVSAATLIREVEQKRRGSYGGAVGYINGQGDMDTCIVIRSAFVKNGRAFIQAGAGVVYDSIPQAEADETRAKAQAVISAVSAALKAEAETQA, encoded by the coding sequence ATGAGTTTAGCGGAACTGGGCACAACCCCAGGCAAAGTGGAAACAATTGAGCAAGTTGGGCATTACATCGACGACCCTCTTGCAGCCTTCGCACATATTTGTGCCAAACGTCCTAATGCCTTGTTGTTAGAGTCGGCAGAAATTGACTCTAAAGACGATTTACAAAGTTTATTGATGGTTCAAGCGGCCTTGCGCCTAGAATGCAATGGCAACCGAGTTGAGGTTAAGGCCCTAACGGCAAACGGCGCTTCCGTACTGCCGATTTTCAAAACGCAGTGCCCTTCAGGGGTAACATGCATTGACAGCACTGACACATCAGTCACCTTATTATGTGAATCTGCGGATGCGCAGTTGGACGAAGACAGCCGCTTAAAGTCTGCCAGTGTAATGGATACCTTGCGTATTATCGTGAAAAAAATAAAGCCTATTCGTCAACACCCTCACGCGCTCTTTTTAGGCGGTGTATTTGCCTATGACATGCTAGCAGGGTTTGAGTCATTACCTCATGTAGAAGATGGCGAAAATGATTGCCCTGATTTTGTGTTTTACTTGGCAGAAACGCTTATTACGGTAGATCACCAAACTCGTGAAACCCATTTAATTGGCAGCGTGTTTAGTGGCGAAGACGTGGCCCAGCAATATTTTGGGATTTCTCAGCGCTTAGAATCACTGCACCAGCAATTGCAGGCTATGCCTGAAACACCCACCTTAACTTCAGGTTCTGGTATTGATGGCGCTGTTAGTAATGGAGAGACTGCAGTAAGCGTAGATAAAAGTGATGAAGAATTCTGCAATAATGTGCTTGAGCTAAAACAACACATTCTGGCAGGGGATATATTCCAAGTGGTTCCATCGCGAACGTTCTCACTGCCTTGCCCTTCACCGCTTCTTGCTTATGCACATTTAAAAGAACAAAACCCCAGCCCTTACATGTTCTTTATGCAAGATGAAGCCTTTACTATTTTTGGTGCCTCACCGGAATCAGCGCTTAAATATGAAAGTGAAAGCAACCAAGTTGAAATTTACCCCATTGCTGGTACTCGCCCTCGCGGTAAACGCCCAGATGGCAGTATCAATCATGACTTAGACAGTCGTATTGAACTTAACTTGCGTGAAGACAACAAAGAGAAGTCTGAACACATCATGCTGGTCGACTTAGCTCGAAACGATGTGGCGAAAGTAAGCCGCCCGGGAAGCCGCTTCGTAAAAGACTTATTGAAAGTAGACCGCTATTCTCATGTTATGCACCTTGTATCTCGTGTTGTCGGCCAACTTCGTGATGACTTAGACGCACTACACGCTTATCAAGCTTGTATGAACATGGGCACTTTAGTGGGTGCGCCAAAAGTAAGTGCCGCTACATTGATTCGTGAAGTAGAGCAAAAACGTCGTGGCAGTTATGGTGGTGCAGTAGGTTATATAAATGGCCAAGGTGATATGGATACCTGCATTGTTATTCGCTCGGCATTCGTGAAAAACGGCCGCGCGTTCATACAAGCCGGTGCCGGTGTAGTTTATGACTCTATTCCACAAGCTGAAGCCGATGAAACCCGTGCAAAAGCGCAAGCTGTTATTAGCGCGGTTAGCGCAGCACTTAAAGCGGAAGCGGAGACACAAGCATGA
- the dkgB gene encoding 2,5-didehydrogluconate reductase DkgB: MKDMPQLGMGTFRLEGDTALNAVTDALDVGFRHVDTAQIYKNEELVGDAIKTSGIARSDLFITTKVWYESFSEDKFIPSVHESLSKLKVEYVDLLLIHWPYPGDDISLEDYLMRLKQAKDLGLTRHIGVSNFTIDQIKQAEKILGEGEIYTNQIELHPFMQNRQVVQACEERGIGVTAYMPFAVGDVMKDDTLTAIADAHDSNPAQVVLAWLDKKGINTIPSSTNKKHLAQNFSYTELSLTDDDITRIDELDNGERIVNPDFAPKWD, encoded by the coding sequence ATGAAAGATATGCCTCAGTTAGGAATGGGAACATTTCGTTTGGAAGGTGATACTGCACTCAATGCTGTAACCGATGCACTCGATGTAGGTTTCAGGCATGTAGATACCGCGCAAATATACAAAAACGAGGAGCTTGTTGGCGACGCTATTAAAACCAGCGGCATCGCTCGCTCTGATTTATTCATTACCACCAAGGTGTGGTATGAATCATTCAGTGAAGATAAGTTTATTCCTAGCGTTCACGAGAGTTTGTCGAAGCTAAAAGTGGAGTATGTCGATTTACTGCTTATTCACTGGCCTTACCCAGGTGACGACATCTCCCTTGAAGACTACCTCATGCGTTTAAAGCAAGCTAAAGACCTTGGCTTGACCCGTCATATCGGGGTGTCTAACTTCACGATAGATCAGATTAAACAGGCTGAGAAAATACTGGGTGAGGGTGAGATATACACAAACCAAATTGAGCTTCACCCGTTCATGCAGAACCGTCAGGTTGTACAAGCTTGTGAAGAGCGCGGTATTGGCGTAACGGCTTATATGCCTTTTGCCGTCGGTGATGTAATGAAAGATGACACATTAACGGCTATTGCAGATGCGCATGACTCTAACCCCGCTCAGGTGGTATTGGCATGGTTAGATAAAAAAGGGATTAACACCATTCCTTCTTCAACCAATAAAAAGCACTTGGCGCAAAATTTCTCTTATACCGAACTTTCTCTAACGGATGATGATATTACCCGCATCGATGAGTTAGATAACGGTGAGCGTATCGTTAATCCAGACTTCGCGCCCAAGTGGGATTAG
- a CDS encoding DUF4097 family beta strand repeat-containing protein yields the protein MKKTLIASTLFFAATTMLSGCVVHVGHASAQEGEDISSVFGSVDVATHRSVGDLSSVNGDVSLEDHAQAEDISVVNGSVEMGSHVRVDEVNIVNGDLDAGSHLHVANSIETMNGDVSIAQQSTIQGSVETVNGDIRIADSIVENNIESMNGDITLKGDTLIKGDIIYKMRDEGWLERNSTKPKLTIEVDVSIGGSIILERPVNLDIANPALQEKVIVSYSSSK from the coding sequence ATGAAAAAAACACTTATTGCCAGCACCCTATTCTTTGCAGCTACAACAATGCTTTCAGGCTGCGTCGTCCATGTTGGCCACGCTAGTGCTCAAGAGGGTGAAGATATTAGTAGCGTATTTGGTAGCGTAGATGTAGCAACACATCGTTCAGTAGGCGACCTTTCATCAGTCAATGGCGATGTATCACTTGAAGATCATGCCCAAGCCGAAGATATTAGTGTTGTCAATGGCAGTGTAGAAATGGGTTCTCACGTTCGCGTTGATGAAGTCAACATCGTCAATGGTGACCTTGATGCTGGTTCCCATCTGCATGTAGCCAACAGTATTGAAACGATGAACGGCGATGTAAGCATTGCACAACAAAGCACAATTCAAGGTAGCGTAGAGACCGTTAATGGTGATATTCGAATTGCTGACAGCATCGTTGAGAACAATATTGAGAGTATGAATGGAGACATCACCCTCAAAGGCGATACGTTAATTAAGGGCGACATTATTTACAAAATGCGTGACGAAGGCTGGCTGGAAAGAAATAGCACAAAGCCTAAGCTCACGATTGAAGTTGATGTGTCTATTGGCGGCTCAATAATTCTTGAACGCCCGGTAAATTTGGATATTGCTAACCCTGCACTGCAAGAAAAAGTGATTGTCAGTTATTCGTCTAGCAAGTAA
- a CDS encoding ScpA family protein, with translation MSSEQSPIQQPLPLAFIHGEALIEKPEDLFIPPDALEVILETFEGPLDLLLYLIRKQKFDIITLPVATITKQYMEYVDAMMSLKLELAAEYLLMAAILAEIKSRLLLPKRTSDSDEEEDPRAELIRRLKEYELVKQAAEDLDIQPRLERDIFDTQVLVADSVSPVRIEPEISLAEIVLAFSGAMKRAAAFEHHTIAREALSTRERMSLILSLINANEFTPLEGLFTVEEGRAGVVVCFLAILELVKEQLIFCIQAGPYARIHVKLGSSVE, from the coding sequence ATGAGCAGTGAGCAATCGCCTATTCAGCAGCCGCTTCCGCTCGCATTTATTCACGGCGAGGCGTTAATAGAAAAGCCTGAAGACTTATTTATTCCGCCTGATGCACTAGAAGTTATTTTAGAAACGTTTGAAGGGCCGCTCGACCTTCTGCTGTACCTTATTCGAAAGCAAAAATTCGATATTATTACCTTGCCGGTGGCGACAATCACCAAGCAATACATGGAATATGTCGATGCCATGATGTCGTTAAAACTAGAGTTAGCGGCAGAATATCTATTAATGGCCGCAATTTTAGCCGAGATAAAATCTCGATTATTGTTACCTAAACGTACTAGCGATAGCGACGAAGAAGAAGATCCTCGCGCTGAACTTATTAGGCGGCTAAAAGAATACGAACTGGTTAAACAAGCCGCTGAAGACTTGGATATTCAACCTCGTTTAGAACGAGACATTTTTGATACCCAGGTATTGGTAGCTGACAGTGTTTCGCCAGTGCGAATTGAGCCAGAGATAAGCCTAGCGGAAATTGTCCTCGCGTTTAGTGGAGCAATGAAACGGGCAGCGGCATTTGAACACCATACCATTGCCCGTGAAGCCTTAAGTACCCGTGAACGAATGTCGTTAATTCTTAGTTTGATAAACGCCAATGAATTTACGCCACTTGAGGGGTTATTCACGGTGGAAGAAGGTCGCGCTGGTGTGGTGGTGTGCTTCCTAGCCATTTTAGAATTGGTAAAAGAACAACTGATTTTTTGTATTCAGGCAGGTCCTTACGCCCGAATTCATGTAAAATTAGGCAGCAGTGTTGAGTAA
- a CDS encoding aminodeoxychorismate/anthranilate synthase component II has protein sequence MSMTMSTKTTLFLLDNVDSFTYNLVDELRALDLEINVYRNTVCADMLFEKMQEQATKSPVLLMLSPGPGAPSEAGCMPALLEKVAGTFPVLGICLGHQAIVEYYGGIVGRATQVMHGKSSAIIHSEKDMFTDLPQPLHVARYHSLAAQTLPDALEPCASCVNDDGSETVMAVFNKTDKMLGFQFHPESILTAQGSVLLKQSIDYLTQQG, from the coding sequence ATGAGCATGACCATGAGCACCAAAACCACCTTATTCTTGCTCGATAACGTCGACTCTTTTACCTATAACTTGGTAGATGAGTTACGCGCGCTTGATTTAGAGATAAACGTATATCGCAACACCGTGTGCGCCGATATGTTATTTGAGAAAATGCAAGAGCAAGCTACCAAGAGCCCAGTATTGCTAATGCTATCGCCAGGCCCAGGCGCACCTAGCGAAGCGGGCTGTATGCCAGCTTTACTTGAAAAAGTTGCAGGTACCTTTCCTGTACTAGGCATTTGCTTAGGACATCAAGCCATTGTTGAATACTATGGCGGCATTGTGGGCCGCGCTACGCAAGTAATGCACGGAAAAAGTTCTGCTATCATCCATTCAGAAAAAGACATGTTTACAGACCTGCCACAGCCATTACATGTAGCTCGTTATCATTCGTTAGCCGCACAAACACTCCCTGACGCTCTTGAGCCTTGTGCATCGTGTGTTAATGATGATGGCTCTGAAACCGTCATGGCCGTGTTTAATAAAACTGATAAAATGCTGGGATTTCAATTTCACCCTGAGTCGATATTAACGGCCCAAGGTAGTGTGTTGCTAAAGCAAAGCATCGACTATTTAACGCAACAAGGATAA
- the rluB gene encoding 23S rRNA pseudouridine(2605) synthase RluB — translation MTEKLQKVLANQGLGSRREMERWIEQGRVSVNGTLATLGDRVDESGQIRVDGHLLSRQTEQPVCRVLMYNKPEGELCSRHDPEGRDTVFDRLPAIRMGRWIAVGRLDMNTSGLLLFSNDGELANRLMHPKCEVEREYAVRVFGDVTHQTLNTLKKGVQLEDGEAKFLSISGKVAPPGSEEESMNRWFNVTLKEGRNREVRRLWESQGVQVSRLIRVKYGPMDLQKRLPQGAWVELGLEDVNALRDIVQLPEETQTMVDVRQGKLDHARLSRMRRSVKKHKVRKENGGVKKRVARTPKR, via the coding sequence ATGACTGAAAAGTTGCAAAAAGTACTAGCTAATCAAGGGCTAGGCTCGCGACGAGAAATGGAACGTTGGATTGAACAAGGCCGCGTTTCGGTGAATGGTACATTGGCAACATTGGGCGACCGTGTTGACGAGAGTGGCCAGATTCGTGTTGATGGACACTTGTTGTCTCGTCAAACTGAACAGCCTGTATGCCGCGTTTTAATGTATAACAAGCCTGAAGGAGAGTTATGCAGCCGCCACGATCCGGAAGGGCGTGACACGGTGTTTGACCGTTTACCTGCTATTCGTATGGGCCGCTGGATTGCGGTAGGGCGTTTAGATATGAACACAAGCGGCCTATTGTTGTTTTCCAACGATGGTGAGCTTGCAAACCGCTTGATGCACCCTAAGTGTGAAGTAGAGCGCGAATATGCTGTACGTGTATTTGGTGACGTAACACATCAAACGTTAAATACCTTGAAAAAGGGCGTTCAACTTGAAGACGGTGAAGCTAAGTTCTTAAGCATTTCGGGCAAAGTTGCCCCTCCAGGCTCTGAAGAAGAAAGCATGAACCGTTGGTTCAACGTTACGCTTAAAGAAGGGCGTAACCGAGAAGTAAGACGCTTGTGGGAATCTCAAGGTGTGCAGGTAAGCCGATTAATCCGTGTTAAATACGGTCCAATGGACTTACAAAAGCGTTTGCCACAAGGGGCTTGGGTAGAGCTGGGTTTAGAAGATGTCAACGCACTACGTGATATTGTGCAATTACCTGAAGAAACGCAAACCATGGTGGATGTACGCCAAGGCAAATTAGATCATGCACGTTTAAGCCGTATGCGTCGCTCTGTGAAAAAGCACAAGGTACGCAAAGAAAATGGCGGTGTTAAAAAGCGGGTAGCGAGAACGCCTAAGCGTTAA
- the trpD gene encoding anthranilate phosphoribosyltransferase — MFDATPLLEKLIKQTALSQTEAYTLFNSIMHDEQSEAVIAAVLTALKIKHESPGEIAGAASAMVANAKPFPAPTYPFADIVGTGGDGHNTINISSAAGVVAAACGVKVAKHGNRSVSSKSGSADLFKQFGLNLEITPELSRKCLDEANFTFLFAPVYHAGMRFAAPVRAALKTRTLFNILGPLANPAGPTHGVFGVYSPELLEPYAKTLMLLGQHRAMIVHGDGLDELALHGESIIYDLEHGDIRKLTVTAEDFGLSSYPLSAIEGGEPEENKKYIEAALAGEGHEAHRAAIAMNCGALLKVTGTADSFKDGTEMAMQAMKDAKPLAVLNQVAKISQEVSTDA, encoded by the coding sequence ATGTTTGACGCTACTCCATTACTTGAAAAACTTATCAAACAAACGGCGCTGTCTCAAACCGAAGCTTACACATTGTTCAACAGCATTATGCACGATGAACAAAGCGAAGCCGTTATTGCAGCCGTGCTCACAGCTTTAAAAATCAAGCATGAATCACCAGGTGAAATTGCCGGTGCGGCTAGTGCCATGGTGGCGAACGCCAAACCATTTCCTGCCCCCACCTACCCGTTCGCCGACATCGTAGGCACAGGTGGAGATGGACATAACACCATCAATATTTCGAGCGCAGCGGGTGTTGTTGCCGCAGCGTGTGGTGTGAAGGTGGCCAAACATGGCAACAGAAGTGTATCGAGTAAATCTGGCTCCGCCGATTTGTTCAAACAGTTCGGGTTGAATTTGGAAATTACCCCAGAATTGTCGAGAAAATGCTTAGATGAAGCAAATTTCACATTTCTTTTTGCGCCGGTTTATCACGCTGGCATGCGCTTCGCAGCCCCCGTCCGTGCTGCCCTGAAGACTCGAACCCTATTTAATATACTAGGTCCACTAGCCAACCCAGCGGGTCCAACCCATGGTGTGTTCGGCGTTTACTCTCCCGAACTGCTTGAACCTTACGCAAAAACCCTTATGCTTCTTGGCCAACATCGCGCCATGATTGTTCACGGCGACGGCTTAGATGAACTTGCTCTGCATGGGGAATCTATCATTTACGATCTTGAGCACGGTGATATTCGTAAGTTAACCGTGACCGCTGAAGACTTCGGTCTTTCCTCATACCCATTATCGGCCATTGAGGGCGGCGAGCCGGAAGAGAACAAGAAATACATTGAAGCTGCGTTAGCCGGTGAAGGCCATGAAGCCCATCGTGCTGCCATTGCCATGAACTGCGGCGCACTACTTAAAGTTACTGGTACCGCCGATTCATTTAAAGACGGTACCGAGATGGCCATGCAGGCTATGAAAGACGCAAAACCTTTGGCGGTATTAAACCAAGTTGCCAAAATCAGTCAGGAGGTCAGCACTGATGCCTAA
- a CDS encoding sugar O-acetyltransferase: MNEKQKMLSGELYYPNDRELTGLRKACRVQLDELNATCQTEHKARTRQLKALFGSTGKRLYIESSFKCDYGENIHVGENFYANFNCVILDAAKVTIGDNCMIAPQVGIYTATHPINPVSRQIGIEFAKPITIGHNCWIGGMAVINPGVTLGDNVVVASGAVVTKSFGDNVVIGGNPAKIIKNIEVGEV, translated from the coding sequence ATGAACGAAAAACAAAAAATGTTATCCGGTGAACTTTACTATCCTAACGATCGTGAATTAACTGGGTTGCGTAAGGCCTGTCGGGTACAACTAGATGAGCTTAATGCTACATGTCAAACAGAGCACAAAGCTCGTACCCGTCAATTAAAGGCGCTTTTTGGCAGTACAGGCAAGCGCTTATACATAGAGTCATCTTTTAAGTGCGATTATGGAGAAAACATCCATGTGGGTGAAAATTTTTACGCTAATTTTAATTGCGTAATATTGGATGCTGCCAAGGTGACTATTGGCGATAATTGTATGATTGCGCCGCAAGTAGGTATATACACCGCAACGCACCCTATCAACCCAGTATCAAGGCAAATCGGTATTGAGTTCGCCAAGCCTATTACTATTGGTCACAACTGTTGGATTGGCGGTATGGCGGTGATAAACCCAGGCGTAACCTTGGGCGATAATGTGGTAGTGGCATCAGGAGCTGTTGTCACCAAAAGCTTCGGTGACAACGTTGTTATTGGCGGTAACCCAGCCAAAATCATTAAAAACATTGAAGTTGGCGAGGTATAG
- the scpB gene encoding SMC-Scp complex subunit ScpB, translating to MKKIKTAQLKQLVEAAIFVADAPVSIQQLRDTVLSDFTVAERTLKTVINELTLDYQPRGIQLVKVASGYRFQSVDALSPWLSKLWQETAPKYSRAMLETLALIAYRQPITRGEIEQVRGVAVSSSIMKTLTEREWVKVVGHKEVPGRPALYATTHTFLDYFSLSSLSELPNSDAFDEMAKSIESTSSLKVLNEAPSEVTDRATENKQIKSDTND from the coding sequence ATGAAAAAAATTAAAACAGCTCAATTAAAACAACTGGTTGAAGCCGCCATCTTCGTTGCCGATGCCCCAGTGTCTATTCAGCAATTAAGAGATACGGTGCTAAGTGACTTCACGGTTGCAGAAAGAACCTTAAAAACAGTTATTAATGAGCTAACCTTAGATTATCAACCTAGGGGTATACAATTAGTTAAAGTAGCCAGTGGCTACCGATTTCAATCTGTGGATGCGTTAAGTCCATGGTTGAGCAAACTATGGCAGGAAACTGCCCCAAAGTATTCCCGCGCTATGTTGGAAACTTTGGCACTTATTGCCTATCGTCAACCTATTACTCGTGGAGAAATTGAGCAAGTAAGAGGCGTAGCGGTAAGCAGTAGTATAATGAAGACACTCACAGAACGAGAATGGGTAAAAGTAGTGGGGCATAAAGAAGTGCCAGGCAGGCCAGCGTTATATGCCACCACCCATACTTTTTTAGATTACTTTTCGCTTTCATCATTGTCAGAGCTTCCAAATTCTGATGCTTTTGATGAAATGGCAAAAAGTATTGAGTCCACCTCGTCGCTTAAGGTGTTAAATGAGGCACCGTCTGAGGTAACAGACCGTGCGACCGAAAACAAGCAAATAAAGAGTGATACAAATGACTGA
- a CDS encoding PHP domain-containing protein, protein MKIDLHSHTKFSDGHLTAEELILRAHTMQVDVLAITDHDTVAGLETAHNTQAKQKRPLKIIDGVEISTNWHGFDIHVVGLNVDRTNPTFLAQLEGQAQTRQARAEKIAEKLGKCGFEGVLPRAMALAGEGQVTRAHFARVLVNNYGVGTMNGAFKKYLGKGKRAAVKADWPSVETAIEWIQGAGGQAVLAHPVHYDMTAKWLRRLVDLFAQAGGDAIETAFPGISKDKQALVNELAASHNLLASAGSDFHFPSRWTELGKNLGISSNLTPIWHDWPVVEGFADAVNQSTPTPSLND, encoded by the coding sequence TTGAAAATAGATCTCCACAGCCATACCAAATTCTCCGATGGGCACCTCACTGCAGAGGAGCTTATATTGCGCGCGCACACCATGCAGGTTGACGTGCTAGCCATTACTGACCATGACACAGTGGCAGGGTTAGAAACGGCGCATAACACGCAAGCGAAACAAAAACGGCCGTTAAAAATTATTGACGGTGTTGAAATTTCCACCAACTGGCATGGTTTCGATATTCACGTTGTGGGGTTAAATGTTGATAGAACCAACCCAACATTTTTAGCGCAACTAGAAGGTCAGGCTCAAACCCGTCAAGCTCGAGCAGAAAAAATAGCTGAAAAGTTGGGTAAGTGTGGGTTTGAAGGTGTACTTCCACGCGCCATGGCATTGGCGGGCGAAGGACAGGTCACTCGCGCACATTTTGCTCGTGTGCTGGTGAATAACTATGGTGTTGGCACCATGAATGGGGCCTTTAAAAAGTATTTAGGCAAAGGCAAGCGTGCAGCAGTAAAAGCGGATTGGCCTAGTGTGGAAACTGCCATTGAGTGGATCCAAGGCGCGGGTGGACAAGCTGTGTTAGCACACCCGGTTCATTACGATATGACCGCAAAATGGTTACGCAGATTAGTTGATTTATTTGCCCAAGCGGGTGGTGATGCAATTGAAACCGCATTTCCAGGTATTAGCAAAGACAAGCAAGCGCTGGTGAATGAACTCGCTGCCAGCCATAATTTATTGGCCTCGGCAGGCTCTGATTTTCACTTTCCATCACGATGGACAGAGCTAGGTAAGAATTTGGGCATTAGCAGTAACTTAACGCCTATTTGGCACGATTGGCCTGTGGTAGAAGGATTTGCAGACGCTGTAAATCAATCTACACCTACACCTAGTCTTAATGATTAG
- a CDS encoding L-threonylcarbamoyladenylate synthase, producing the protein MSQFFYIHPENPQQRLLNQACELIREGAVVVYPTDSGYAIGCQMEDKKALEQLCRIREIGKDHNFTLMCRDMSELSIYAKVDNTAFRQIKNNTPGSYTFVLKATREVPKRLQNPKRKTIGIRVPDNAIALALLETLGEPLMSTSLILPGNTMAESDPDVIRDNLEKQVGVIIHGGYLGEQPTTVIDLSEDTPVIMRRGTGDPAPFE; encoded by the coding sequence ATGAGTCAGTTTTTCTATATTCATCCTGAAAATCCACAGCAACGATTGTTGAACCAAGCCTGTGAGCTTATTCGTGAAGGGGCGGTAGTGGTTTATCCTACCGATTCTGGCTATGCCATTGGTTGTCAAATGGAAGACAAAAAAGCCCTAGAGCAACTATGCCGTATTCGAGAGATTGGCAAAGATCATAACTTCACGCTCATGTGCCGAGATATGTCTGAATTATCTATTTACGCCAAGGTAGACAATACGGCATTTAGACAAATTAAAAATAACACGCCAGGGTCATACACCTTTGTGCTAAAAGCCACCCGTGAAGTCCCTAAGCGTTTGCAAAATCCTAAGCGTAAAACGATTGGTATTCGCGTGCCCGATAACGCCATTGCGTTAGCGCTACTGGAAACCTTAGGCGAGCCGCTTATGTCGACATCGCTTATATTGCCGGGTAATACTATGGCTGAGTCTGACCCTGATGTTATTCGCGATAATTTGGAAAAGCAGGTGGGAGTTATCATTCATGGCGGCTATTTGGGTGAGCAGCCTACTACCGTTATTGATTTATCTGAAGATACTCCTGTCATCATGCGCCGTGGCACGGGCGATCCAGCCCCTTTTGAATAG
- the arsC gene encoding arsenate reductase (glutaredoxin) (This arsenate reductase requires both glutathione and glutaredoxin to convert arsenate to arsenite, after which the efflux transporter formed by ArsA and ArsB can extrude the arsenite from the cell, providing resistance.) encodes MIVIHHNPACGTSRNVLKIIEDAGYSPIVVDYIKEGWTRSQLLGLFAAASLTPRQALRTTKSPAEELGLLDESVLDDILLDAMLKHPVLVNRPIVCTEKGVGLCRPSEKVLDLLPSWPQGPYFKEDGEQILDELGKRM; translated from the coding sequence ATGATTGTTATTCACCATAACCCCGCTTGCGGCACATCCCGTAACGTATTAAAAATTATTGAAGATGCTGGCTATTCGCCGATTGTTGTAGATTATATAAAAGAAGGTTGGACTCGATCTCAGTTACTTGGGTTGTTTGCTGCCGCTAGTTTAACCCCCAGACAAGCGCTTAGAACAACAAAGTCACCTGCAGAAGAGTTAGGGTTATTAGATGAATCGGTATTAGACGATATTTTGCTTGATGCTATGTTGAAACATCCGGTTTTGGTAAATAGGCCTATAGTTTGCACGGAAAAAGGTGTTGGGCTGTGTCGGCCTAGTGAAAAAGTACTCGATTTACTACCTTCATGGCCACAAGGCCCGTATTTTAAAGAAGATGGTGAGCAAATTTTAGATGAACTTGGTAAAAGGATGTAA